One Nitrospiraceae bacterium DNA segment encodes these proteins:
- the trxA gene encoding thioredoxin, whose product MNVTMKHPVQLTSDTFDYHVLKNDKPVLVDFWAEWCGPCRVMSNILDEFAHEVGESVTVGKVNVDEQPEIASRYGIQSIPTIIIFKNGKIVDRLAGAVPKKVLSQRMAAVTQLS is encoded by the coding sequence ATGAACGTGACGATGAAGCATCCCGTACAGCTCACTAGCGATACTTTTGATTACCATGTCCTCAAGAATGACAAACCAGTCCTCGTGGATTTCTGGGCTGAATGGTGTGGCCCATGCCGGGTGATGAGCAACATCCTGGACGAGTTTGCTCATGAAGTTGGTGAGAGCGTGACGGTGGGCAAAGTGAACGTGGATGAACAGCCGGAGATCGCGTCGCGCTACGGAATCCAGTCCATCCCGACGATCATTATTTTTAAGAACGGGAAAATCGTTGATCGTCTGGCGGGAGCGGTTCCGAAGAAGGTTTTGAGTCAGCGGATGGCGGCGGTGACTCAGTTATCGTGA
- a CDS encoding NADH-cytochrome b5 reductase, which produces MDSIIRIKSKTPAPYHLSAVHVDTHDTKTFRFDLPPNATLDMLPGDHLYVHATIHDKQLKRPYTPSSLPNTAGFFELTVKCYETGLISKYLHDRHVGDQVLMSGPHTGGHWIDGMATKVGFVAGGTGITPMISIIRWILAKQLDVEMFLIFANKTEDDIIFRDEWERAVREHLNFRCYHVLEQPPAGWSGGTGRITAEILRRRLPSPAPETVIFLCGPPPMVDALETTLRGLGYPEQAIILP; this is translated from the coding sequence ATGGATTCAATCATCCGCATCAAGTCCAAAACGCCGGCTCCCTACCACCTAAGCGCTGTCCATGTCGACACTCACGACACTAAGACCTTCCGTTTTGACCTTCCTCCCAATGCCACGTTGGACATGCTGCCGGGCGATCATCTCTACGTTCATGCCACGATCCATGACAAGCAGCTGAAACGTCCCTACACACCGTCGTCCCTGCCAAACACCGCGGGCTTCTTCGAGCTAACCGTCAAATGTTACGAGACAGGCCTCATCTCGAAATATCTCCACGATCGGCACGTGGGCGACCAAGTCCTAATGAGTGGTCCACACACTGGTGGCCATTGGATTGATGGGATGGCGACAAAGGTGGGATTTGTGGCAGGGGGAACTGGGATCACGCCGATGATTTCGATCATCCGCTGGATCCTCGCGAAACAACTCGACGTGGAGATGTTTCTGATTTTTGCCAATAAAACCGAGGACGACATCATTTTCAGGGACGAATGGGAACGCGCGGTTCGAGAACACCTAAACTTTCGTTGCTATCACGTTCTGGAACAGCCACCTGCGGGATGGTCAGGTGGAACCGGGCGGATCACGGCTGAGATCCTTCGCCGGCGTCTTCCGTCTCCCGCTCCGGAAACTGTCATCTTTCTCTGCGGGCCACCGCCGATGGTTGACGCCTTAGAGACGACACTTCGTGGACTCGGCTATCCGGAACAGGCGATTATCCTTCCTTAA